Below is a window of Mucilaginibacter ginkgonis DNA.
GCAAAGAAGAATACTCTTGCGCGTTAAAATATTCGGGGTTGATGCCATGGCTGTTCGCATGTTCCAGATAACCCGCAAATAATTTCAGGTCATCGGTTTTGAGATGGTCCATCACAAAAATGGGATCATAATCATGCTGTTCATAAAACGCGGCAATGAGTTTCGGGTTGCTTAGCGTAGATTTTTCGGCTTCCAGTTCCTGTTGAAACACGGGTAAAAAGCCTTCGGGAGTAACGTTTTTAAAAACCTTATTTTTAGTTTTTTGGTAAAGCTCTTTGCCCATTTCAGAGCGGCTTTTTTTACAACTTTGTAGAGTAAACAGGAAAGCGCAGGTTATTGCTAAAAGAGTTAAAGTATATTGTTTACGCATCAGAATATAGTTTTACAATGATATTTGTGATATGCCGCATACATAGCAATTGCTATACCATAAACTTTTTAAGAGCTTTGATGTGAATAAACATATCCCGTTTAGTGCAGTTAGTATTAGCGAATGGACAATGTAAAACTTCCTGAATTTTGGCTGCGAGGACCGGTAGAAGGAGTGCCAGGTCTGTTACAACCTATAGCGCATGCGTTAGTCCAGGCGCAGTTGGAAATAAATGAGTTGATAAAGGAATTTCCGCAGGACCTGTTATGGACCAAGCCGGCAGGTTTAGCGTCACCTGCTTTTCATTTACAGCATATTGCGGGGGTAATAGACCGCATGATCACTTACAAACATAACCTGCCATTATCCGAACAGCAGTTCGATTATCTTAACAAGGAGGGTCATCTAACCGATGATGTAACAGTCGACAAGTTACTCGTGATACTTAATCATCAAATTGAGAAAGCGATCGCAGAACTTAAAGCTACCGATGTTACCACACTCACAGATTTCCGCGGTGTTGGCCGAAAGAATTTACCATCAACCGTTGGCGGTTTGTTGTTTCACATGGCCGAGCATACCATGCGGCACACCGGCCAGTTATTGGTTACAGTAAATGTCCTTAAAAATTGGGTCTGATTACAGGGCGTTTATATAAGGAGCAATGTCGTCTATGGCGAGCACCTTGTCCAACTTCAGTTCGTCTACAGCAGATTGCGGCATAAAAGCAACCTGTGCACTGTCGGGGTCCTGTACCAATATTTTACCACCCGCCTGCTGAATAAATCGCATGCCCTCAACTCCATCGGCATTAGCGCCCGAGAGGAGTATGGCAGTGACACCTGCGCCAAAAACCTCTGCAATGGATTGAAAAGTAACATCGATACTCGGACGGGAAAAGTTTATTTTTTCTGAATCGTCCAAAGCGAAGTGCTTGTTTTGCTCAACTAATAGGTGATAATCCGCTGCCGCAAGGTAAACTATTCCGGACTGAATTATTTCTTTATCGTCTGCTTCTTTAACCCTAAGATGCGAGCGGATATCCAACAAGTGCCCTAAATTTGATGCAGCATCGTTTTTTCTGTGGATAACAATAACGATGGGTATTTGCAGATCGCGCTTTAGGCCGGAAAGGATGCTGATCACCACATGCAGGCTGCCTGCAGAGCCACCGATCAAAACGATCTGATCTAGAGTAGTTACACTGTTAGCGGTTATCATTTTTACGCATCCTTAAAAATTTAAAACTACAATTTGAATGCCCGAAACTGTGTCTCACAAATCAAATTGCGCTGTAAAGCCAAAAAATATTTAAAAGAGTTAACTAATGGTTAGCTTTGTTAACAGCCATGAGTACAAGCATTTCGCAATTTTCGCATATAGATGAACGCACTAATCAGCCCGGAATGGTTGATGTTGGCGACAAGCAAACCACTAAAAGAATAGCTATTGCTCAAAGTACAATATGGATCGGTACCGCGGTAATGGCCTTGCTTTTAGACGACGAAATCTTCACAAAAAAAGGCCCCGTTTTTCAAACCGCTATTATTGCCGGTACCATGGCAGTCAAGAAAACAAGCGACCTTATTCCTTTGTGTCATCCGTTACCTGTTGACGCGATAAAGTTTGATATAACCACCAATGATGAAGATGTGATCATAACATGTACTGTAAGTGTGCTTGCGAAAACAGGCGTAGAGATGGAGGCATTAACCGGGGCGTGTGTAGCTGCACTTACTGTGTATGATATGTGCAAAGCAGTTTCGCATGATATGGTGATAAAGGAAACCAGATTATTAAGGAAAACAGGAGGGAAGAGTGACTACCAGGCCCGCTGAGCAACATCGCAAGCATGAAGAGATAGCGCGAGCAGATTTAGGTGAGTTTGGCCGACTGGAACTGGCCATATATGGCGCACCATGTTACGTCATCAGGCAATCTGTTGAGGCATGGGCAGATATTTTAAGCGAGAAATTTAAATTGGCTTTTGCAGATGAAAGTCATAACAAGAGAGAGGAAGTATCCTCAATTAGTATAAGCTACACAAAAGGTATCCAAAACGAATATCTTAACCAGCAGCAACCGTTTAATAGTTTCGACAGGCATGCAGTGTTTAATAATGCAGACCTGGTGCTTGTAAACGGCAACCATTTTAATGCACGAAAGCAGGTGGTTATTATCCATCCCGATAAAAGTTTATACGGTAAAACTGATAAGCTGACAGACGCTATACTTATTCTTTTATCACCCGGGCAAGTTGTACCTGATTTTATTTCGAAATTGGTGGATGGCAGAGACGTTCCCGTTTTGTCACTGGATGATGAAGCCGGCATTGGTGAATTTTTAGTGCGGTACATAGAAGCACATGTTGCACCGGTTTACGGATTGGTTTTGGCGGGCGGAAAGAGTACACGTATGCACACCGACAAGGGGGCAATTGCTTATCATGGCAAAAGCCAGCGCGCGCATTCTTATGATTTGCTGTCAGAGATTGTTGACGAAGTGTTTATATCCGGCGCAGCCGAGGATGGTTACCCCATTATTGCAGATACGTTTTTAGGTTTAGGGCCTCTGGGCGGCATTGTGTCTGCTATGCAACAAAACCCTGATGCAGCCTGGCTTACCATTGCCTGCGATCTGCCATACCTTACGGAAGACACTTTACGATACCTTACACAGAATCGCGATCCATCAAAAACGGCCACTGCATTTTTGGACAGTGAGGGTAAATTTCCCGAACCTTTGATCACCATTTGGGAACCGCGTGCCTATCCACGGATGCTGCAGTTTTTAAGTCAGGGTTACTCTTGCCCGCGCAAGGTTTTGATCAATAGCGATGTAAAGTTGTTGGCAGCACCCGATGTTTCGGAGTTCAGAAATATCAACCACCCCTCAGAACGTGACGAAGCGCTTAGGTTCTTCGGCAGTTTATAATACTGAAGGTATTATTTCTGCTCATCTATCAGCTTAACAAGCTTTTTGTAGCTCTGCTCGTGATAGGTTACCTTCCCCGTTTTAAAGCGGCTTTCAGGATCGTATAAATAGGTGGGGATGCCTAAGTCTATCGCCGCGGCAATTTCAGATTCGGGATCATCGCCAATAGCTAAGAGTTCTTTTTTATCATAACCGTATTTAGCCATAATATCCAGAAAGATGTCTCTTTTGGTTTTGCTGCTTCGCTCCGGGTCGACCACAAACACGTCTTTAAAATGGCTGCGCACGCCCAGGCAATCTATCTTGCTTTGCTGTAATTTAACAAAGCCAAATGTAACCAGGAACTTCGGCAGCGGAATGGTGTGTACCATTTCATAATCCTTATATGGCGCTATAGGCTTGTCGTAGGTAGTATTGTTAAGTATTTCAGTAGCCTTGGTTTTCAATTCCTCGCTCAAGCCAAACTGGTCGGCTACTTTTTGAAACGGTGTGCGGCTTAACTCCATACGCGCTTCTTCCAGCTGTTCCTTGCTCATGTTGCTGCCCGGCGCAGCCATTAATTTTTCAACCTTAGCAAATACTTCATCAGAGATAGTTTTAGTAGGGAATATGGTATTATCCAAATCTAATATCAGGGCCTTTATCATGCTTATTTAACCGCTACCGTAACCAGTTGTTTTTGAAACCTGGTTTTGTATAATATATAAAAGCCTGCGCTGGCCGTAAGGCATGTTGCCCCTAAAACCCACCACAGTGTGGTGAAACCTGCATACATGATGATCTGGCTGGCAACCAATGGCGCCAGTACCTGTGCGGTAGACCAGGCCATAGTATAAAGTGCAGCATATTGCCCCCGGTTGTGGCTGTTGGTGCGAATTACCCAAAAGGCATTCATAAAGGGCATGGCAAACATTTCGCCGAACGATGCGCCGACCATCACCACTATAGCCACCACAACCGTTGAAGGAAGCCAGTTTACCAATGTTAAGCTTAAGCTGGTGAGCAACACACCAAAACAAATGTATCTTAACGGATGCCTTTTACCTTCGAGGTGGTGCACCAGTATCATCTCGATAAATGCCACCATCAATCCGTTTAAAGCCATTAGCCAGCCAATGGTGGTCTCCCTGAAGTGCCACTGCGTTTTATAAAATACCGGCTGCATGGTAAACATCTGAAAAAAGCAGAAGGCAAATAGTACTACCAATAATATAAACAGCAGATACACGCCGTCGCG
It encodes the following:
- a CDS encoding chemotaxis protein CheB — its product is MITANSVTTLDQIVLIGGSAGSLHVVISILSGLKRDLQIPIVIVIHRKNDAASNLGHLLDIRSHLRVKEADDKEIIQSGIVYLAAADYHLLVEQNKHFALDDSEKINFSRPSIDVTFQSIAEVFGAGVTAILLSGANADGVEGMRFIQQAGGKILVQDPDSAQVAFMPQSAVDELKLDKVLAIDDIAPYINAL
- a CDS encoding HAD family hydrolase: MIKALILDLDNTIFPTKTISDEVFAKVEKLMAAPGSNMSKEQLEEARMELSRTPFQKVADQFGLSEELKTKATEILNNTTYDKPIAPYKDYEMVHTIPLPKFLVTFGFVKLQQSKIDCLGVRSHFKDVFVVDPERSSKTKRDIFLDIMAKYGYDKKELLAIGDDPESEIAAAIDLGIPTYLYDPESRFKTGKVTYHEQSYKKLVKLIDEQK
- a CDS encoding DinB family protein, with translation MDNVKLPEFWLRGPVEGVPGLLQPIAHALVQAQLEINELIKEFPQDLLWTKPAGLASPAFHLQHIAGVIDRMITYKHNLPLSEQQFDYLNKEGHLTDDVTVDKLLVILNHQIEKAIAELKATDVTTLTDFRGVGRKNLPSTVGGLLFHMAEHTMRHTGQLLVTVNVLKNWV
- a CDS encoding NTP transferase domain-containing protein, which produces MTTRPAEQHRKHEEIARADLGEFGRLELAIYGAPCYVIRQSVEAWADILSEKFKLAFADESHNKREEVSSISISYTKGIQNEYLNQQQPFNSFDRHAVFNNADLVLVNGNHFNARKQVVIIHPDKSLYGKTDKLTDAILILLSPGQVVPDFISKLVDGRDVPVLSLDDEAGIGEFLVRYIEAHVAPVYGLVLAGGKSTRMHTDKGAIAYHGKSQRAHSYDLLSEIVDEVFISGAAEDGYPIIADTFLGLGPLGGIVSAMQQNPDAAWLTIACDLPYLTEDTLRYLTQNRDPSKTATAFLDSEGKFPEPLITIWEPRAYPRMLQFLSQGYSCPRKVLINSDVKLLAAPDVSEFRNINHPSERDEALRFFGSL
- the moaC gene encoding cyclic pyranopterin monophosphate synthase MoaC; amino-acid sequence: MSTSISQFSHIDERTNQPGMVDVGDKQTTKRIAIAQSTIWIGTAVMALLLDDEIFTKKGPVFQTAIIAGTMAVKKTSDLIPLCHPLPVDAIKFDITTNDEDVIITCTVSVLAKTGVEMEALTGACVAALTVYDMCKAVSHDMVIKETRLLRKTGGKSDYQAR